CTGTTTATCGACATTCTTGGAATCGGAATCGTGATTCCGGTACTGCCAGAGTTGGTTCGTGAATTGGTCGGCGAAGACCCCGTGTCAGCGACAATGATTGTCGACGCAGCCAGCATCGATGTGTCCAGTATCGATGTGGCGGTGACCGATGCTGTGGCGGCCAGCGAGACGAAAAGTTTCTCGAGAGCCGGACGTTACGTCGGCGTGATCGGTGCGACGTACGCGTTGATGCAGTTCTTGTTTGCGCCCATCATTGGCGCGTTGTCGGACCGTTTCGGTCGTCGGCCGGTGCTGTTGTGTTCGATGTTTGGACTGGGAATCGATTTCCTGATCCAGGGTTTCGCAACCAACATTGCTTGGTTGTTCGCCGGACGCGTCTTGGCCGGCATCATGGGCGCGAGTTTGACGACGGGTAACGCTTACATCGCCGACGTTTCGACCGACGACAATCGGGCTCGGAATTTCGGTTTGGTTGGCGTGATGTTCGGACTTGGGTTTACGATCGGACCGGCGTTGGGCGGCTTGTTGGGCGGGATCAGTTTGCGTTTGCCGTTCTTTGTCGCGGCCGGATTGGCGCTGGTGAATTGGTTGTACGGATACTTCGTTGTGCCGGAATCGCTGGGCGTCGACAAAAGGACGGCGTTCACGCTTCGCGGCGCCAACCCGCTGGATTCGCTGCGTCGCTTGGCCGACTATCCGCTGGTTGCCGCATTGGCGGCGGTGTTCGTATGCAAATCGTTGGCCCAACGGGGACTAGAGAACGTTTGGGTGCTGTACACCGGGTTCAAGTTCGATTGGGATGCGGGCGTCAATGGATTGGCCCTTGGTTTGGTGGGCGTGATGGCGATCATCGTGCAAGGCGGGATGGTTCGACCGACGATCAAACGTTTCGGTGAACGGGGCGCAGTCGTCGGCGGGACGATCATTTCGGCAATCGCATTTGCTGGCTACGGACTTGCGTCCGAGGGATGGATGATTCCGATGATCATCGTCTTCGGAGCATTTGGAGGTGTCGCCGGCCCGGCGATCCAGAGTTTGGTGACGGGATCGGTCAGCGAAACGGAACAGGGCCGAATCCAGGGAGCCCTGACGAGCCTGACGAGCTTGACCAACATCATCGCGCCGCTGTTCTTTAACACGCTGTTGTTTAGCTACTTCATCAGCGACCAGGCTCCGTTCGTGCTTCCCGGGGCCCCGCTTTTGGTGGGTTCCGCTTTGTTGACAGCGTCGATTTTCATCGCCATCAACGTGTTTCGCCGATTCCCCAAACCGGCGAGCTGATCCGTCGGGGTCGCGGCGACCAGGGAATCATCTCAAGCATAGGCTTGGTTTCAACTTTGCCAGGAAAACGGCGTCTGGAAACGACGTTGCCTAAAAGGCTTCGTAAGAATTTCCAAATTTTGGGTAATTTTTCCGAAGTTTGATGTCGAGAGATCGCAGGCTGCATCGTATGTCAGTCAAGGCAATTTTATGTTGAATGCGAAAACGATCACCGAACATCTGCTCCAGAATCGGCTGGCGTTGACTTCATACGTCTATTCGGTGACTCGAAACTTCCATCTGGCCGAAGATGTTTTTCAAGAAATTTGCGTGAAAGCGGTTAGCCAAAAACACGATTTTGAATCTTCGGATCATTTATCGAAGTGGTTTCGCGTGAGCGCCCGCAATCGCGCGATCGATGTGATTCGTACCCGCGAAGGTCGGTATGTGGGGCTGTCGGAAGACATGCTCGGGCTGATCGAGGGGAATTGGGATCAATCCACGGACTCGCGACGCGAAACGCTGTTGGATTCCCTTCAAGATTGCTTGGCAACGCTGACTCCGCGCAGTCAGCGGATCGTCAGGCTTCGCTATTTTGAGAATCGTTCTGGACGCGAGGTGGCTGAACTGATGGGCCAAAAAGTCGAATCGGCCTACCAAGCGATTGCCCGCATCCACCGGTTGCTGGGCGATTGTATTTCGCAAAAGTTGGAGACCGAGTCGTCATGAATGACAATGAACGATTTCTTTTTGAGTGCCGAATCGCCGCGTACCAAGATGGCGGTTTGGACGAAGCCGAATTGGCCAAGTTTGAAAACGAGATGCGGAAAGATCCGGAAAAGCTAAGGCTTTTTATCGGAGTGCAGCGGCAAACGGGTGCCATGATCGAATTGTTCCGCAACGAAGCGTTTCAAATTGCGGACCATGACCACTGCGATGATGGCAACCTGAGTCGCGACAACATCGCCCTCCCGTTGTCTCGCGGTTCCGACGAAGCGGATCGCGAACACAGTCGCCGATACCGGTCGCGAAATACATGGTTCACGGTCGCAGCGGTTGCCGCAGTCATCTTGGCGATGTTCACGGTTGGGGCGTTGGCGATTCGCGACGAACTTGCGAAGGGCTTGGTAGCCAACAACGGTTCTGCGACCGATCCGATACGCGATGATTTGAACGCAAAGGATCCTGGCCTATCGGATTCTGCTCAATTGGAAGCGCTTTCACAAATAGAAGCTCGGGGCGCCATCATCACTTACGGGAGCCAAGCAACGTGGTCGGACGGGAAGACGCGAAGCCTACGTGACCGGCTTGTTGATGGACAACGGTATCAACTGGTATCGGGAGCGACGCGTTTTCGTATGGCCGGCGGCGCGATCGTATCGATCGGCGGACCGGCGGAGTTTTCGATAGCCGATTCGACGACGATCGATTTCATATCGGGTCGATTGACGGCGCGGTTGCCAGACAAAAACAGTGATCTGAAAGTTCGTGCTGGGGATATGGAAGTGCGTGATCTGGGTACGGCTTTCGGATTGACGATGGCGGCGGACGGCAAAGTCGATGTTGCCGTTTTCGATGGCGAGGTCACCGCCCGTATCAACGGAGACATCAACCAGACTCAGGGAAAGACCTTCGGGCAAGGGATGGGATTTTCCGCAGACATCGACAGCGAACGACTCGAACCCATTCCCTATGCCCCCGAACCGTACCAGGACATTTGGCCTTTGACGGTTGGGATCAATGACGTGTCCGACTTGATCGAATTTGTGCCGCCGGGCCGAAACCAGTCGCTGCCGCTTTTGGCTGATGATCACAAACTGTTTCTGGTTGCTGAGCAGTTGAATCGCCGCATCGATCATCCATTGAGAGTTGATCTGTTGGGCGCAGGCCAGTCTTGGCCGTTGACCCGAGAAAATCGCCACCGTCTTGGCGAAGGACGGTTCGTCAGCAGTTACTTGTTGATTTATCAACCCGATGCGATCGAGAACCGGACAACACTCTCGATTTCCGGAAGCATCTCGTTCCAGCACGAAATTCTGGGGGTGGCAGTTTCACCTTCGCAGCTAAGCAAGACCGACGACATCTTTGGCTTGCCTGGAATCGACTATTCAAAATTTGACTTGCGTCGACTCGAGCACATTCCGACGGACAGTGGTCGAGTACCGGCCGACATTCTGCAAGCCAGCGAGGACGGTCGCGAGCTGCATTTCACGCTTTATGTATCGTCGGGCATGGATCACATTCGTGTGCTCGTTGACGACGGCAATCCGACGACGAAGGCTCGTATTGTTGGTGGTGAATGATGCGACGGAAATATTGAATCAAACTTGAGTAACGTTGGCGGGCGCATGTTGTCGGTCGACACCCCTTTTTGTGTTTCGAACGTGTATGCGTTCAGTCTTTACTTTTTGGAATAGATATTATGAGAACAGTGGTTCGGAATCGTTCCGGTTTCACTTTGGTGGAACTATTGGTTGTGATCGCGATCATCGGCGTGTTGGTTGGCTTGTTGTTGCCGGCCGTGCAAGCGGCACGCGAGGCGGCGCGGCGCATGAGTTGCAGCAACAACTTCAAGCAAATCGGCTTGGCCATTCACAACTACCACTCGGCCTACAAACAGATTCCCCAGCACGGATCTGGTACGGGACAGCGCGTCACCGTTGGCGCTGGCTTACAGTTCTGGAACAACAACAACTTTAAGAACCTCGAGCGATTGAGTTTCTTGGTTGCTTTGACCCCGTTCATCGAGCAACAGGCTCTTTGGGAACAGATTGCCAATCCAAACGGGTACAACGCGGACGGAACGCTCCGAACCCCGCCTTGGGAAGCGATGGGGCCCACACCGAACGTCGGTACATATGGCCCTTGGGCAACCAACATTCCAGGCTTCCGCTGCCCAAGCGACCCCGGCGAAGGCTTGCCGGCTTTGGGACGAACCAACTATGGCGCTTGCTTGGGTGATTCGATCAACTGTTCGACCTTTGGTGGCAAGACGGCATGGGTGATTACGAATACGAACTTCGCCCAAGAGATTCGCGCATCGGGTCGCGGGGTTTTCACCGCCAAGCAAACTCGCGCCTTCCGTGACATCATCGACGGCTTGGCCAACACGATCATGGCGGGTGAATTGATGACCGACCTTGGCGATCGAAGTGTCGCGACACGAATCGCAACAAACAACGATGGCCCGACCGTCTACACCAATCCAGCTTTTTGCGAGCAATTCGTGAATCCGCTTCGCCCTCAATTTTGGAACGAGACTGGCGTGACGCTTGGTGGTACTGGGTTCGGACGCGGTTACCGCTGGGCCGACTTCTCGCCCATTTTCTCGGGTGTATTCACCATTCTTCCGCCCAACTCGGAACTTTGTGGAATCGACCACAGCACATTGTCGGGTTTGTCACCGATTCCCGGTGACATGACGCTGGTCCCATCCGGCCAAGACCATGCAAAGGAAGTCGTTGCGTCGCCCAGCAGCCGTCACCAAGGTGGCTGTCACGTTCTGATGGGCGATGGTGCGGTGAAGTTCATTACCGATTCGATCGAAGCTGGAAACCAGAACGGTGAAATGGTCACTCGCCGTGGCACTGGACCGGCGGTCGCCGGCGCAGCTAGCCCGTACGGTTTGTGGGGCTCGCTAGGCACTCGGGCCAGTCACGAAGTTATCAGCGAAGAGCTCTAATCCTCTCCTCGTTACTTTGAGTCCAGAACGACTCTAAAGCCAAGAAAGCCAGCGATTTGCGGATCGCTGGCTTTTGTTTTTGGCGGAGGCAACGTCGAACGAAATACCGGGAAACTTGGGTTTGCGTTCAAACGCCCCATTTCGCTAACTTCTTAGCCGGACGTCCAAAGAATACTGACAACTACTTAAGCGAGACACGAGGTCGCGTGATGTGGTGGCTCGATAGCAATCTTCCCATACCCACGGTCACCAACAGACCCGTGGTCAGCGCCAGCCCCATGGCTACCGACACCATCACGGCGGTCGAACCATGGCATTCGCGAAACGTCCCGGTCACGCCCATGCCGCCGCAATCGGCGTCAAAACCGGTGGAAAACGGCTCCGCCGCCAATCGGCCCAAGCCAACCCGACGAGAACGGTTGGTCGATTTGCTGACGCCCGAACAGCGTGCAGTGAATCGCCGTCTGATGGAAGCGCCGAGTCACGAGGCAGTGGGCAACGACGAGACCGGCAGCGAGCTACGCCAGTTATCCGTCGACTTGGCAGTGATGGAGAAATCGCTGCGTGAAAAATCAACAACGATCAAAAGCCTTTCTCAGCAACTCGAACGGGCGTCCGGCGAGAAAGAGAGCGCCGTCTCGGAGCTGTTCTTACAAATCAAGAATCGTGACGCCGACACCGAACGGATTGGCGCGTTCATCGCTGGATACGAGGCGCTGCTGGCAAAACGCGACCAGGAGTATTCGGACATTGAACGAGAACTTGAGAAGGTTCGACGCGAGTCGTCGACTCGTTTGAAAACGCTCGAGTCAGGACTGGCCGCAGAAGCACGCCGAAAACGAGGCAGCGACGAAGCCGCTGAAATGGCCACCGCATCGATGGCCGACCAAGTCAGGCGTTGGCAGAAGCGAATGTCGGCCCAATCAGCCGAGCACGCGAAACAACTCGCTTCGCTACAACGCGAAGCAGACGAAGCACGGCAGCAATGGGCGAATCGGACGCGAATGCAAGCGGCAAGCGAGAGCCTTCAATCGGAAAACCTTCGCACGGCCGAAGAACGATGCGAGGAGCTGACTCGTCGCATGAACGAGGCCATGACCAGAGTCACCGAAACCGACGCCGCTTTGAGACAACTGCAGCGCGACCGGGCGGCCGATCTGTCGCGGACCGAGATTGAAGTGAACGTCCTGAGGGCGCAACTTGAGTCATCGGTGACGAAAAATAGCGAGCTAGGCATCCGATTCGCAGAAGTCGTCGCCGAAAACGAAATACTGAAATCGGAAGTTGGCGATGCAGAGTCTTTCGTCGACGAAGTTTCCGGTACGAGCGAGCGCCTTCGTTCGGAACTGGAGATGACGAAACGATTGCTGGAACTGTCTGAGCGTGAAGCCTTTCGATGGCGTGCCGAGGCGCAACGCGGTCGGGTGGATGCAACGTCACTTTCGGCTCGATCACAGTGGAGCGCCACAGAATCCGACGCCTGGCAGCGAGAGGCCTTTCGATGGCGTGCGAAGGCACTGCGTCATCAGGCCGATGCTTTGACGATCCTTGCACGAAAACAGAAAGAGAGTTTTGAATCGAACGTCTGGGAAGCGGAGGCTTTCCGTTTCCACTCCGCATGGGTTCAGGCGTGCGAGGTCGCCGATGGACTGCAGCTCGACGTTGACAGTTTGGATGAATTGTCGGCAAGGCAAGCGGAATCGCATGCGAATCAGATGGATGATTTGCATGTTCGAATGACAGGCGATCATGACAACTTGAAATTGGCGTTGGGCGAAACGGAGTCGGCGACGGACCAGTTACGAGATCGATCAGAGCAACTACAGCGTTTACAGGGCGTGTTGGCACAGTGCCGCGGCGAACTGGCCGAATCTAGTCGCGCGCATCAGGCCGCCGTCAATGACTTGGAGGCGAAGTCGGCCGAGCTGGAACGATTGGCGTCGCAGTTCGAGTCTGTGCGATCGAGCGCGGGCGCGTCGCAGGCCGACTTGGTGACGCTGCGTACCGATTTGGCGACCGCCAAAGCCGATTTGTTGGCTAGAGAAAACGAGCTGACGATCATTCGATCTGACTATCTAGCGAAGCAGTCCGAGTGCGAATCGGCTTGCACGGACATCGATTCGCTCCGGATGGAGTTGTCGAGAACGCAAACCGAACTGACCGAAAATTGGAAACTGTCGGAATCAGTCACCGACCGACTGCAACGCCAAGAGGCAACTCTAGAGCGGATGCAAGAACAGGAACGGCGATTGATTGAGATTCAGAATTCAGAGTTCTTGTCGTTCCAAAACCGAATCAACGAGCTGCAGAACACGGTCGAGGAATTGACCGAAGAACTGGACCAGCAACGTCAGCAGCGATCCGAAACGGCATCGGAGGCGGGTCAGTTGCAGATCCAACGCGATGACCTGATTGAGCAGATGCAGTTGCTTCGAGAGCAGAGCGATGCGCAAGCGAAAGACCTGGCTCAACTGGCTCAGGTCGCTGCCTCAGCCCAGTCCTCGCAAACGGAAACGGCTCGATTACGTGCAAGGTTGAGTGCCGGTCAAGCACGTGGCAAACTGCTGATCGAACACTATCGCAGTCGCTTGAAGGCCGCCGGTGAACAACTGGATCGTTGCCAACAAGAACTGCGACGCTTGCGAAACGCGACCGCGCGGCGAGCTGCGTAGACGAGGGCAGTTTCGTCGATCTGGATGGCGAGCCCACGAGAAGAGGGGTCGTCAAAATTTCCAGCGCCGCCTAGGGTGTAGACACGTTGAATGTGTTCGACCAATGAAGGGTGCCGCTTTGTCTGATTCCGATGCTTCTGAACCTCGAGATTCGCAGCCATTACTGTTCGAGTCTCATTCCCATACGCCGCTTTGCAACCATGCGATTGGCGAGCCAACCCTCTATGCGGCGGCCGCCAAGAACCGGGGCCTGCGAGGCCTGATTGTGACATGCCACAATCCGATGCCCGATGGTTTTTCGTCGCGGGTCCGGATGCGTGAAGATCAGCTCGATGAGTACATCGATTTGGTGGACGACACTCGTCAGCAATGGGCGGGCAGCGTCGATGTTCGACTGGGTTTGGAAGCGGACTATTTCGAAGGCTACGAGGCGTATCTCGAGAAGCAGCTTTCGTCCGCGGATTTCCATTTCGTGCTCGGATCCGTTCACCCACAAATTGATGAGTTCCGACAAAAGTACTGGTCAGCTGACCCGATCGAGATTCAACGAACCTATTTCCGTCTGCTCGCCAAAGCCGCGAAGACGGGGCTGTTCGATTCGCTGGCTCACCCCGATTTGATCAAGAACATGTTTTCGGATTCTTGGAACGAGCAGGCCGTCATCGATGACATTCGTAGCGCCCTCGACGACATCGCCGACACGGGCATCGCGATGGAACTGAACACTTCCGGAGTGAACAAAATGATCTCAGAGATGAACCCGTTTCCGGGGATGCTTCGCGAAATGCAAACACGTGGAATCCCGGTCACTTTGGGCGCCGACGCCCACCAACCCGAACGGGTGGCCGATGGCTACGAGACGGCGCTAGAGTTATTGGCGGATTGCGGATACAAACACGTCAACTTTTTCCTGGACCGCAAACGCCACTCGGTCGCAATCGACGACGCCATGGCGTCTTTGGTGCATCCGACAACGATCGGATAGCGATCTCCAGCCATTTTTTAACTCAACCGTTTCGAGCAAACATGAAAGTCAACGAGTATTTCGACGGCAAAGTCACATCCATCGGCTTCGAGAACAAAGAAGGCCGCGCGACCGCGGGCGTGATGGCGGCGGGAGAATATGAATTTGGGACGAGCGAAAACGAACTGATGAAAGTCGTTTCGGGTGAATTGCTGATCAAATTGCCCGGCGAAACGGACTTCACCAGCTATGCGGCCGGAACCAGCTTCAAAGTCCCCGCGAACGTTAAGTTCGGCGTCAAAGTGCCGGAATCAACGGCCTATCTTTGTTTCTATGGCTAGGGCGATGCCGCCGGCGATTTGATTGACGCCGGGCGCGGATGCGTTACGCTGAAAGGTAGAGACAAATCGTTTCACCTTTCACGGACCCCGGTCATGAACCGCAATCTTGCAATGTTTTTGTCGCTCGTGCTTGCGATGTTTGTCGTCGATACGTTGGTGGCGCAGGATTCGATCGACCGGCGTTCCGCGCTCCGCCCGCGGTCGGATACTTCGAAGGGTATTGTCGCGCCAGGTGCGAATTTGCAGCGACGAACGCCCCGCCAGGCTGACGTTCCGGTGCGAGTTCCTGCGGGCAACCAAACCGCCAACGGGATCCCACACAGTCATGGACCCGGAAATCACGTCCATGACGATCAGGTCTTTCGGGGTCACGGGAATCACGGCGTGCGATACCCGGTCTATGGCAGCGGCTATGGAAATGGCTACCCAATCCAATACGGTTATCCATCGCAGTACGGCTACTCGGGTCCCTATTATGATCAGGGATATTATGGGTACGGCAGCTACGGCTATGGCGTTCCGATTTACGGATACGGATATGGCGGATACTACGGCAGGGGTTCAATCACGCGCGGTACGCCGCCGTCAGCAACGCCGGGAAGCCACTACTTTGGCAATCCGCACGCTAGCCAGTACATCCCGGGAACGCGGTAGAGCCACACAACCGATGCTTGGACCGTTAAGATTTTGGCTTCTCAACGCCATCTCTTGACGGGCGAAACCAGTGAGCATTGAACGACGCCAACGTCTCTTCGCGGTCATCGAACCGCTCGTCACGTTAAACGACTTTTCGTCCGAAGAAGCCAAACAGAACTGCAGCGAGTCGCACCCCGCCTACGTCACTCGCACGCTCGGCCAATTGGTGACCGACGGCGTCTTGCAACGCAGCGAAGTGGCCGGTGAATTTCGTTACCGTTGGATCGAGTCGAAGAAGACGTTCGAAGCCGCGGTCTGGATCGACTCGCAAATTCACGGGACGCAGATCAAAGAAACACCGACCGAAGATCGGCCCCGCGAACGACTGCTTCGATTGGGCGCGGCATCACTTTCCAACGCCGAGTTGTTGGCAATCCTGATCCGCGTCGGCGTTGTCAAAGAATCCGCGGTCGTTGGCGGTAGAAAAGTCGCAAATCGGTTTGCCCAACGCATCGAGGATCTGTCCAAGTGTACGCCCAAGGACTTGAAGGACGTTTCCGTTGCGGTGAAAAAGGATAGCTACTGTCAAATCATGGCCGGCATCGAACTGGGCCGCCGCATCGCATCGATCGAGGCAAACCGGACGCCGATTGCAACCAAAATCACCAGCACCAAGGAAGCGATCGACTACTGCCAGCGCGCCTTCGCTCGACTTGCGACAGATGGCGTGCAGGAAGAATTCCACATCGTGACGCTCGACACGAAACACAAACCGATTCAAACGCACTGCATCACGATCGGCACACTTGACGCCAGCCTGGTGCATCCACGCGAAGTCTTTCATCCGGCGATCCGCGACAGCTCTTCCGCGATCTTGTTGGTGCACAACCATCCCAGTGGGGACCCGACGCCGAGTCGCGAGGATCATCAAGTCACCGATCGCTTAACCGAATCAGGGAAGATTCTGGGCATCAATGTCTTGGATCACATCATCGTTGCGCGACAACGATGTTTGAGCATCCGCGAATCAAGCTAAGGCCTACTGATCCGCATAGACAAGCGTGCTTTCTTCTTTCGAAACCGGCTTGGTTGCCTGATCGCTTACCACAACCGCCTTGACCAGGTGGGTGCCCGCTGCGACTCCGCGAACTCGCACGCGATACTTCATCTCCGCACCCGGTGCCAGTTGGGCACGCGGCTGGAACGCGACAAGGCCGCGTCCGTCGGTTCCTGCATCGCCATCCGCCGCGATCAATTCCAACCCTGGTGGCAAATACAGTTCCAAGCGAACATTCGTATCCGGTTTCGAGCCACTGTTGTTGATGGTGATCTCGTAGCTGGATTCGGCGCCCAATTCGATGGGTCCGCCTGGGTTGATAATTTGAAAACTCAGTTCGGCAAGTCCTTCGACGCGAATCGTGCGTTCATTTTTCGCGGCGATCCCTAGATCGGCCCGTGCGTCAACGGTGATGATCCGGTCGCCCGACTCAACCGCCAACAATGTCAAGGGAACCGACCCACGACCGCCAGGTGGCAACTGGGCCAATGACCAGAACACCGAATGGCGAGATGGATCGTATTGGCCTTCGTAGTCCGTACTGACAAATGTGAATCCACGGTCAAGCTGAACGGAGACTTCGACGTTGTTCGCGTCCGCCGTTCCCGTGTTCATGATTTCTAGCTGGCAAGCGACCTGGCGTTCCAGATAGCGAAGCGACGGAGCGGACAGTGCCACTTCGATCTTCGGCGCGATCACTTCGACGTTGATCGAGTGCTCGGCCGTCAAGCCGTCTTCGGATACCAAGCGAATGGTATTTTGAACCAAGCCGGGCGAAACAGCCTTAAGACGCAAGACCTGTGTACGCACTTCGCCGGGTGCCAAATTGCCGATCAGGTTATCGAGTTGACGACCCTTGGGGTGCTCGAGTCCGTCAGGAACGTCTTCCTGCAACGAGACGTTACCGGCCGTTCCGGATCCCGGATTGGAGACTTCCAGTTCGATTTCGAGCTGTTGTCCGATGAGTACTTTTTCGGGGGCGCGTTGGACGATCTTGAGTTCGGGTCGCGTGCTCATCGTTCGCACCGAAGCAGCGGCTTCGAAGGTGACGCGAGCCACGCTGCCGATTTCGCCTTCCGTTTCGGGAACCAATTGCATTGTTACCGTTTGTTCGGCACCGGCTTGCATTACACCAAGCTGCCACATCAAGACGTCGCCTTGCTGTACGGGTGCGGGCGAAGCATCAATCAAACGCGTTCCCTGCGGAACGCGATCGTGAACCGTGACGTCGGCTTCGACCGCACCGACATTTTGAACTTGGATGACGAACGTCGCCGGCTTTCCGACCGTGACTTGTGCGGGTGCCCGCTTATGAATCACGATGCTTGGCGATTGAATGCCTTCGAGCCGTCGGTCGCCGGGTAAATCCACCAGTAATTTGGAATCCATCTCGATGGCGCTAGCTGGCTGGGGCAATGCTTGCGGTTGATAGCCCGGCTCCGGTGCATATCCTTGAAACGCACCCGAGTTGGGCGCGGCCGCCGGATAGCTCGGCTCGGCACGCATGCCAGTGGGAACGTCCGCCAGGCTGGCCATGCGGGGTGGAGGATTGTTCGTTGCGGGGTATCCGCCTTGCTGATCAGCGTTGTACGCATTCCCTGGATAGGCGGTTGCGGGTGCGTACGTTATCGGCGCGGGAGCGGCATAGGCTTCGGCGGGCGGCGCCGGTGGCATGGCGTCACGTGGCATGGCGTCACGCATCATGTCGCCAGCGGGCGCCGATCGCAGCAGATTATCTTGCGCCATCGGTTGCGGCGCGGGCTCTTGCTCGGCTTCATAGTACTGGACGTCCGGCATCTCGCTGATACTGAATTCGGGCATCGGCGCTGCAGGTTGCGACATTGCCGGCGCGGGTGCCGGTTCACCGGGAGCTTCGGATGGGAACGTCATCGACAGCGAACGCTCGGTTCGAACGTCGGCGGCGTCGTAGGACATTTCCGCGGCCACGTCGTACTGTCCTGGGTCTTGTCCTGCATACTGCCCTGGGTCTTGCCCTGCATCGGGCGGCATCGCCCATTCCATTTCCGGTTGGGGGCTGCCAAGTGCGGCGGGAGCCGACGGCGGTGCGAAACCGGAATCGGCGGCGTCGTAACCATAGTCGTCCTGCGGCACTTCTTCGGTGTGCTGGACCATAGCGACGTTGGACGCCGCAAAGACGTCATCGTGAACATCACGATTTTCGGTAAACGATGCCTGCGCGAATTGGCGACGCTGTTCGTCGGGCTCGCTCAACCATTGCTCTTCCGCGATCCCGGCGATCGGTGCAGCCGGCTGGCCGATCGACGGAGCCTCGGCTGTCCAAGAACTGGTGCCGTTTTGCTTGTCTTTTTGGGCAAGGGCAGCCGCGTAGGCGCCAAAAACGATAGTAACCAGACCAGCGGCAAGTCGAACGCCAAACGATTTCATGGGTCGCATTCCTTCGCAGAAAATAACGGCAATTCCTTTGCCATTTCTTCTCGGTACCAAATGCTCGGCTTCCGGCGAAAGAGCAATCGTTGTGAAACTTGGAACACGAATTTGGTTTAGAACGATCAATCGGGGGATTGGCACCGAAGTGTCCCTGGCGACGCTTGCGTGTCGATGAGTTCGATGCCCACGTAAATGCAAGCAATGAAAGCATTTGCTCGTTGCAACCGCTACGAAGGTTCCTAGCCGTCCATCCGAGATGCTTTACCGCATCAAAACACGTTGCCTTTTCGCATCATTGCCCCAAAGCGCGTGCTAGGGTTCTTTGGGCAAACTCTGCCCAACTTGATTCCCTTTACCAACCCGCAGGACGCGGCCCTTTCGGCTGGCCCTGCGGATCCCATAGCAGGCTGATGAATCACACTGCACGGACGAACGATTCGCTCGCCCCCAACAGATTGCCGATGTTTCGGTTGCTGTTGGTAGCGGTCGCTTTGTTGGTCGCCATCAGCAGTGGATGCACTCAGTTGCGGTTGCCAGCCATTGATCCGACCGGATCTTGTCTGCTGACCCCCTTGCCCACGACCACCTCACTCGCCCTGCCCGGTTCGGGCGGCGAGGGGTGTGGTTGTTTCGGATGCTTAACAGGACTGAGGTCCTGCTTTACAAATCACCTTCGCAGCAAGCCCGGCTTCAGCTTCCCGACACCGGCTTTTCAAGACCCCGTCGATCCGCCGGCATGCCCAACGCCGGGTTCGACCGTAACACTCGGACAGAGCAACGAGCCCTGCGTACCGAGCGCACCATGCAGCGGGTCGTGCGCCACCGGTCCTCGCGCCGTGCTGCTTGGCGCCGAAGCCGATAACCAATGCCAATGCAGTTTGCCTGATCGCGGCAAACGCGGCTGCATCTTGCTGTCAC
Above is a window of Rubripirellula tenax DNA encoding:
- a CDS encoding DUF11 domain-containing protein, producing the protein MKSFGVRLAAGLVTIVFGAYAAALAQKDKQNGTSSWTAEAPSIGQPAAPIAGIAEEQWLSEPDEQRRQFAQASFTENRDVHDDVFAASNVAMVQHTEEVPQDDYGYDAADSGFAPPSAPAALGSPQPEMEWAMPPDAGQDPGQYAGQDPGQYDVAAEMSYDAADVRTERSLSMTFPSEAPGEPAPAPAMSQPAAPMPEFSISEMPDVQYYEAEQEPAPQPMAQDNLLRSAPAGDMMRDAMPRDAMPPAPPAEAYAAPAPITYAPATAYPGNAYNADQQGGYPATNNPPPRMASLADVPTGMRAEPSYPAAAPNSGAFQGYAPEPGYQPQALPQPASAIEMDSKLLVDLPGDRRLEGIQSPSIVIHKRAPAQVTVGKPATFVIQVQNVGAVEADVTVHDRVPQGTRLIDASPAPVQQGDVLMWQLGVMQAGAEQTVTMQLVPETEGEIGSVARVTFEAAASVRTMSTRPELKIVQRAPEKVLIGQQLEIELEVSNPGSGTAGNVSLQEDVPDGLEHPKGRQLDNLIGNLAPGEVRTQVLRLKAVSPGLVQNTIRLVSEDGLTAEHSINVEVIAPKIEVALSAPSLRYLERQVACQLEIMNTGTADANNVEVSVQLDRGFTFVSTDYEGQYDPSRHSVFWSLAQLPPGGRGSVPLTLLAVESGDRIITVDARADLGIAAKNERTIRVEGLAELSFQIINPGGPIELGAESSYEITINNSGSKPDTNVRLELYLPPGLELIAADGDAGTDGRGLVAFQPRAQLAPGAEMKYRVRVRGVAAGTHLVKAVVVSDQATKPVSKEESTLVYADQ
- the radC gene encoding RadC family protein produces the protein MSIERRQRLFAVIEPLVTLNDFSSEEAKQNCSESHPAYVTRTLGQLVTDGVLQRSEVAGEFRYRWIESKKTFEAAVWIDSQIHGTQIKETPTEDRPRERLLRLGAASLSNAELLAILIRVGVVKESAVVGGRKVANRFAQRIEDLSKCTPKDLKDVSVAVKKDSYCQIMAGIELGRRIASIEANRTPIATKITSTKEAIDYCQRAFARLATDGVQEEFHIVTLDTKHKPIQTHCITIGTLDASLVHPREVFHPAIRDSSSAILLVHNHPSGDPTPSREDHQVTDRLTESGKILGINVLDHIIVARQRCLSIRESS
- the ppnP gene encoding pyrimidine/purine nucleoside phosphorylase — protein: MKVNEYFDGKVTSIGFENKEGRATAGVMAAGEYEFGTSENELMKVVSGELLIKLPGETDFTSYAAGTSFKVPANVKFGVKVPESTAYLCFYG